GCTAGTATGCAGTAAGCTTGAAACATGCTTAAAATTCAAATAAGTTTTGGATACtgataaattatttgaaaagagATTAATTTTTAGACATAGCCACCAAATGGTAAACAAGACACATATTTGAATGACAGATATTTTTCAATGTTAGAGTACTTGTGCCAAATAAAGATACTTTGACAGTGGTAATAAGCTGAAGCCATTTTCTGGAAAAATGCCCGTTTGTCACATGCCCTTGTATATAATTGCAACAGCCAGTTATGCAACAGAAGCAGGACAGTTTAATGTCCATAATTTGTTCCCTGATCCCAGGAGTTTAGGCTCAAGGAGTAAAACATAGTTAAAATTGATTGAAATAGTTAAACAGAATATTAGTTAATAAATTATGAGCACACAAATGTTTCTCATTCTTCCATTTCTGCATCGGTATATTAACATTTGGTAATAGATGTTTTGTACCATCATGGTAACAATCAATACTAATAGAGTTTAACGATAGAGTTTTGGctccacaaaaaatattttaaaaaatagcagaCAACCTCTTGTATCACCGTAATGTAGAAATACTGGAGTCCAAATGATCTAATTCCAGCTATCCTTCAAGGCAGTGTGTCATGATGTCTTATGGTTTTGCAGTGTAATTTCATGTAGACAACAAATTGCACTGAAAGTACATAAGGGCAAACAATGTATTAAACTAAGAATATGCATATCTCAAAAGCAAGGTTTTTTTGTATACTTTTACCCAACACCTCAACATCACAATCCAATGTCATATCACTTCAGCAATAAatgccattaaaaatgtaaaagtaaatattCTGTATGCGGCCACTATTGTCGTTTGGCACTGCaggaaaaaactttttttttctttttggtagATGCACTGGAATTGGTGTTACATGAAGCAAAATTGTAGAGCAACCATCTTTCATTTTTCGAATGTCACAGGAGTTTCTGAGCCAGTGTGGTGTATCGAAGCATCTTCTTTTAACAATGTGCGTCCAAGGTGTTCTgggctgtgtgtttgcttgaGATTAGAACAGCTTAAAACAGATTAGTTAATTTTAGACACTTGTCAGCTAATCGTGGTCACTGGTCAGGTGGAGCCGTGCTGGAGACGTCGTCCGGCGCGACAAAAAAAATGAGCGTGGAGCAGCACGAGATGATTGTGTGGCCATGTGCCTGGGACCGGCTACAGTGCGGGGATTAGGCTGCTCCCAGATCACCCCCACAACCTTAGTTGATGACTTAATGCGCCCAAACTATCCACTCAAATAGCAACCTTCTGCGGTTTTGATAATTTGGCCTTTTCTTATGTAAAAACCCATGTGGTATTCAGCTCTAACAAGCTGAACATCATGCTCTTTTTCTTTAAGAGCAATCTCATTGAAAAACCTGTGGGATAGTTATAGagttaatgttgtttttaaagctgTCAGATTTTGCACCTCTGGTACGTATTCACTTGTTGCAGTTATATGGATGtcctctgtttgttttccatttagCATTGTTGGGGCTTCCAGTATTTCTTTCACACACTTCAATCACAtgggttgtgtttttaaaaattgcatccTCTTGTTTGAATATTAAGTACATTGAACGcgaacgggaagtacagacatgaagagggggaggtgccaagcgtccagaggtggcagaacggagaggtctggctggtgtgtagggtctgatgatcctctggatatatcctggtgctgacccctttgccgcctggtatgcaagcaccaaagtcttaaatttgatatatttcatactgaatgttttcagatctttagaccaagtgtaatattagacaaagggaacctgagtcaacattaaacacattttaaaattatttcatttatttacactaTGCCTACAAGCACACAGTGAGAGCCATGGTTTCcgatggagaacacttggaacattGGTGAATCTTCAAAATCGCACACTTCTCTACATGCAGTTAAAAGATCTTATCATTGAAAATCACCAACATGTTTCggcaatacattttcatttacattaatgCACTGTTATATAAAAGCTGTATGTTGCACTCAGTGGTAATTGTATTATATGTTTTGagtgttatattttaatttcctttttccttattttcttAGATTGTTGATGAAAACAACATGTAGAAATCCATTGATGGCAGTGATGAAACTAAAGCCAATTGGATGAGGTATTTCATTCAATTATATAGTTTGTCTTCGTCATGGTGTAACAATGGTATCAGTTCAACAGGTCATTATATCAAAAGGTAGAAGCCTAAAAACACACCTGTAAATAATCGTTCAATCACCCAGTTATTAAGTCCAAACACATTATTACATCCAAACACATTATTAtatccaaacacatttttaaccaCGACTATCTAATACCAGTTGCAATATTACATGGATaccacacatttcacaaacacagatctccaaaatacaaaattccAGTTCATATgcaatccacaaaaaaaagtttttatggATATTCTCAGGTTTTGCTCAGTGCTTCATCTTGACACATTTACATATTCTCGCAAAGTTAAATCCATCTGATCAGAATTGAAAAAATCTAAAGACCAAGTTTATCACATCATACAATGCATTACAAATTCACAATATAGGTCTATACAATCCACATAATGGTAATCCACATAATTCAGtgagacaaatatgcaataatagaggaaatcaggaaaaaaagactttttcacagcactgtaactGGTGACTCTTTCAAGGTATAAACATGCAAACCTCCCTCTATTATCTGTATATATAAGTGAGACAGGTTTATTatgacacatttaacattattgACAGTGATACTATTTCATCTTTGTTTCCTTGTACACAAGTCAAAAGAACAGCTGTAACAAGTGGTTTATATCCAATAACACGGTTACATAACCACCTCATTCTTGCAAACCCAGAATTAAGAGATAATTAGTTTACACTGAGGATTTGTGGGTGGGATACTATGCCTTTGTATTTACTGCTATCCTTGTATTTTTCAAACTTTAATAAGGACCATAACAACATCAGATTTAATGGCTGATCTAAACTctttgttttgagtttctgttgTTACAtgaacattaaaacacagattAAGCTAATTGCGTGTACAGGACAggatattttctatttaaattgcTGCTTGGCGATTCCCAGTTTTTTAATTTGAGTGATATTATTGCAACCAGTTTGAAATAGATGTGCATTTGCATATCTTATTGTACGCACATAAATTATGATACTCTTAGTTGACCTCATgcctttgcattatttttatccAGTCTACTAGACACTactgcacagagcagcagaacacATTGCAGAACATGCTTTTCACTGGGATTAGAGCAGGAGCCACAGGGATTGTCCCTTGCCACTTACACTTAAGCTGGGTCACTgactccaccctctccctcctgttCCCCCAGAGAGTCTGGTGCAAAGCTTGGAGATGGTTCATTTCTCTGGCACCCACTCTTGGTCCAGACTGCCTGGGCAAATGCATGCATCATCCTGAGTCTTCCTTTGGCATTGGTGAAATCCTTCTGTTTGGATTTAAAGACAGGACAGCTGGCCTGTGACAGTGCATCGTGATTGCAAATACTCAATTATTGTCAGCACATGTTCTGGGAGATAAAATCTTTCAAGGATCCTGACTTAAAAAGTGGATGGATAAGCTGTGATCTCCCCAGTCTTTTCAAATCCTTCACTGCAGCCAATGGCTGAAGAGTAAATAGTTACTGTGACATTCTATTGAAAACTGCAACATAAACAGGTAAGAAGATTCTGGTGAGATTTGGCTATTTGTTGCATTCATAATAAGCCTGTTTCTAGTTACATTTGGTGATTTATGGCTGGTTTCTCCATTATATGGCCGTCATATTTTTTTGATGTTGTCTAGAAACTGCCTTATATTGTGAGACATTGACTGTGATTGGGCAGTAGGAATACTTTGTCAAACCATTTATTGTTTGTACAATCCTCAACTTTTATGAATGGAGACGAGGAGACAAGCAAAAACGTGTGAGTTAAGATGAGATGATCACCTTAATTGTCTTGTGCCAGTATGTTCGTCCCCTTCAAAGCAAAAAAGTGCAGGTGGTGCTTGAAAATGAGGTTATTCTGTATAGTTTTGTGTAATTATATTGCATGTACTCATATTAATCTATACTTAATGTtgacaaaatgatttttatgatTAGGGTGGAGGCCTACAGTGTCACTTCACATATGAACCTAACTATTTCATCACAAATGGAAATTGTCACTCTTGCTGGGCCTGTCGGTTTGGCTTGTAAGTATGGAGTAAAGGTCACTCAAGAACACTAATAGGATGCAGCTAATGTCAGGTTGTGCCTGTGTCCCTGGATCTCAAGACACTCTACGACATGCATCAACATAGCTGCCCTGCACATATTAATGAACTGGACAGCAATCCAGTTTATGAAAGGGATAGAACTGACTCGGAGTGAATTTAGTAGTGAATTCAGTTCCCATTTACAATGAGCACGCTGACGACTTCTGCTATTTTAGCATAACTTACACAAGGGCCACAGCATTTCAAAAATACTTTGCATCACCAAGTGTCCAGTGGTTCAGTCTTGGCAGAATAATTACATATTCGAAGGTAGTTACGTTATCCTGTAGCAAACTGTACTGTGTAAGGTTGTGTGCCTAGTGTGCCTACAGGGGACCTATCAGTTGGGAATTTATGATGTTGGTGTATCTCTGACACAGCAAAGAAAGTCAAGGGTTCATCTGTCTGCTGAACCTGTGAGATGAGATGTAAACCCTCAGGCCCTCCTCAAAGACAGTGAAATCCCTACTGCGTAAGCCTCTGATCTAATCCTGCCTTTTTAATGACACCTTGACCTTTCCTGGGTAGCCTCGGCTGTTGTGCAACGCAATTACTGTGGGACTACAAGTGCTAATTTTAACCGGTTTGCAAAGCAAAACAGGGTGAAATCTCATTAGAGTGGGAAATGCATGTATCAGACAGTAGTCAGATCATTAGCTCGTTCACTGCCTGTCTCCTGCAGTGGCACGTGAACTGTTAGGGGCGCAATTCTGTCAAGGTGTACCCTAAGAGTAGCAATAATACCACACACTGGCTTAGCTGGAGTAATGTAAATTACTTCAGCATCTGAACTTAATATTAAGTGCCCTTACTGTGCTCTCAAATGACTTTATTATGCAAAGAAAAGTTCcccttttcagacattttactgtttctTCTCTTAATTtcagtgttatttaaaaaacacaagctaTCAAAGGAAAAATTAACCATGTAACAGTGAGAACCCTTCTATTTTTGGATATTTGGACAATGAATAATACAATTATTCCGTTCCAATTACcaacataattttgttttgcagtcaagACATAATGCAATAATATCAAAAACAGTCCAGTCAGAGCAGAATCCAAATGCTGACAACTGACAGTTCttaaaggagagagacaggattGAATGGGTTGTAATTATAAGAATGTTACAATAATGTCAGCATGTCTAGATCATCATATATGTCAACCACAATTGACCAAAAAATACCAGACTAAAATATATACTAAAATGTGGCTGTCACACATGTAGTGATTACCCAGACTAGCACAGACCTGAAACTAAAAGCACTATGAAGTATAAACTGTTCTGctcagaaagaaagaatgttTAATCATGTTGGCAGTCATTCTTTGGAGACCCATGAGGAATCAATGTAGATGCCAATCACTTTTTCTGACAATTGCTTTCTTGTCAATCACATTTATTGCATTCTGATTTGATGATTGTTCGCACCTGTTTCCTTATTAATCTTATGTCATTATCCAACAAAGTCCAATGGTACAATgcagttgttttaaaattaGCAACATATCAAAATTTTAGGGTGAAATTCTTTGTGTTCTGAACTAAAGACTGGTAAACTCATAATAAAAGTTGGAGCTGTTACCTTTTTCTTCTTGTGCACCTCTCTTGTTAATGTCTATGAGACTGCTTGGGAACCCCAGAGGAGTTCCAGGAAGCTGTTAAAGTGGGGACAACATGAAAAGGGCTCCAagacatataataataatgggcATGAATTTGCCTGCTCTGAACATACATTGCATCACAGCACATGCTAATTTAATTACCAGAGGTCAGCAGAATTAGGTAGCACTGCAGGTTCAGTTTGTTTCGAGTGGAGAGTCCTCATGCGCGTCATGTGATGCCGCTGAGATCAGCTGGTTGGTGAACTGCTTTGGAGGACACAGAGTGTCTTGTACTAGCACAGTAGCAAGAGGACGTCAAAGTCAGAGTCAGGATTACAAGAACGGCCAAGCACTGGACTGCATGACGGTCaaaggtcaccccccccccccccccccccccccccccaatcgccAGTGTAAAGAGATCAGGCAAGGAGTCTCTAGACGTTAAAGACCAGACCTCCGAtatatttaatcttttaaatccttttttctgtttgctccCTTCTGTAATATCAGCAGTAAGCCTCCTGCAAAAAGTGAAGGCAATGTTATGAACAACAAGATACAAATTAGTGCTGTGTTGGTACCTTTTTATCTTTGAATGTGCATaccattttttcaaaatttcagaACAGCATAGAAGATTTCTTCAATGAGAAGACTATACTTCCATGCCTTTTGTCAGTTAGTACTGACCAGTACTGAGGGGTTTACATCTTTGCTGAATGAATGGCTTGTTACAGAACATACAGAATgggaaatgtggaaaaaacatCTTTCCTCATTGATTTGCATTGTTTTCCAAGAGGGAacaattttcatatttctcactAATATGGATGTGTTGTTCCATAAGTGTGATTAAGAGATAAGTCATACATAATGAAAGTTGTTAAGAAAGATGTATATcattttgtggtgtgtgtgtgtgtgtgtgtggtgaaacATGATAAACTTAAAATGCTTAGGACAAAGTGAACCGATAGAAAGGCAACAAATGACACTGTTCTGGATCAAATGATGCATCAACTGACAATGTCCCACATTAGGGATTTGTGTGGTCAGGTTAAGGTGTGAGACTCCAGATGAGGACATGCTGCTGTTTTCTGTATCTCTGTCTTCAAGAGCTTCATTCCATTCCTCCTGATTTTTACACTTGGTACATGATTCTCCCTTCCTGTACACCGGGGACCCCCACACCCTGGTCTTGGATTGTTTTCATTGTCACTCAGTAGTTAGAAGTTCTCGCATCAATTTGTTCCTTGTGTCTAAATCATTCtgactgaaaataacaaaaggaaaaaacagcaggctctccaagaccagggttTGGGATCACTGCTCTATATTGTAGATGGTCATGTgatgctctgtcttctctctctccctcccaccctaaTGCTTTGCATCATACTTGCAAGCATTTGAAATGGTTCACTTTATACAAATCTTAGGCTATAGCAGTTGTACATACACTGTAGACACACATTGTGCTGACTCATTTTGGAAGATATCATAAATTATGGTTGGGTCTTATAGTGGGATTACTGTAGTTACGCCCttaatggaaaatgtgaaatgaaaccaATCAACGTTGTGCTGATTGTTATTCTGCATAATGGCAATGAGTAAGACAGTTTTTTCAAATCTATGCATACAATCAaattaattgtcattttcaacagtgttcagtttttttttaaattatggaattCAGTTTTTGTGAAATACGGTGCTTGTGATAAAGGTATTCCTTAGACCAATAATATCTTCAGTTGTAAATAAAAGTTTTCCATGCCAGCTGTCATACCAGTTGCATTAGCAATGAAGACACAATATGAttggaagggttagggttagggtttgcaTATGTGAGTAGATTGATTGCAAATGTAGAtgaatgtatgtaaatgtaaataatttcaaaataagcCCACATTCTGGTCTTGCCCTCTTTCTACCAGATACTGTGTCATAATGCAAAACTTGGAACATGCTGCCTTCCATGACAAGTAAGTCTCAACATGTGCACTAATCCAAATGCTACATCTGTTCTTTGAAATCTGATTTCGGCTTATTCCTTTTAAAAGTCAGTCTTAAAGGCAGTGCCCTTTTAATCATCACCCTAATATCATCCTTCCATCTGCTGGTTTTGAAGTAGCACGACAGCAGCATTGCTAAAAGGAACTAACCAGCCATGTTCAgtacatgcatatgtatttgCTGTAATCTTGAAACGGCAATGCTCGGATACGTTTTGTGCaagcatttatttgttgttcTCCTCCTTATCCAGCTTTAAATGTTGTGCATAATGGCAATACAGTGCAATGAACTTGTTAGTGAGGAGGCTCATGCCAGCGTTAATGTGTGATTTTGAGAGAGCGAGGAAAAAGAGTTAATCCAAATAAAATTCTATgcactttttttcaaatttagcTAGATAAATCATGGACGAAAGTCGAGCGCTACCATAAATTAACCTTCTTCTCTGCTCTGTCAGTGGCAACGCGATGCCTAAGCAAGTGGAGGTCAGGATGCAtgagagccacctggagcctgTGGACACCCCGGCTAAGCCCATGTGTGGGGGTATCTGCCAGACGCTCTTCCAAAACATGCTTCTCACACTCACAATTCTGGGTCAGTACCCCCTGGTCCTAAGGGAATGGATACGATGCTTTATGATTGGCGTAAGCTGGGTCTCCTCAGTAATGCATTGAGCTGGAATATTAATCTTTAATGCAGAATTGAGTCTGAATCTAATCATAATTGGCCATGGGATCACCCAGGGACAAGGGTCAATTGGGAATCTCCATTCTGTCAGTGACAGCTGTGCTGGAGGTGCTGTCCaccagcacagtgactgtgcagaTCAGCTGGTAGACAGATGGCTGTTCCAGTCCACATggaaacatgtttaaaatggaGGGTGGAGATAGCGTGTCCATGGAGGAACAGGTATAATGACTTTTGGGATTAAGGAAAAGCCTAAAGACTTTGCATCTAATGAACCTCGGAAACCACAGAAGGGGATGTCAGGCTATGAACACATTCGTTTACTGAGGTATACCTGTATGCATTAAGCAATGCCTAGCTCgaaatgcagtgcagtgctcAGAGCAgatgctgtggtctgtgttttgTGATCCACTAGAGTAGCAAGGCTGGCTATTATGTAGATCAGAATGCAAAGAATTACAATGTCTGTAGCACAATTACATCTTAGCATActtgtgtgtagggtgtgtttCATAATTTATGAATGTGTTGTATGCATTAGAATTACATTTGATAATTGCATGCAACTGAAAATTGCATGGTGAATGAGTTGAAAATGCTTAAAAACAGtaatgaaaacaagcaaaacatttcaagtCTGTTCATTATTGGCTGTTACAAATTTGGTTAATAAAAAAAGGCCAATCAGTAATTTGTGTCAGATTTTATTTAGTACTATGAAGAAACACATATAAGAACAGTGGGATTACATTTGAATATAACTTACATTGTATATCTATCCAGTAAAGGTCTAAATCATGGGTGTGCTGTGTCTCACAAACACCTGTCTCTGGGTTATAGGTGTGATTGTGGGGTCAACCTCTGGAATGCTCCTGCGCTATGTCTCCCCACTGCCTGCTGATGTCATAATGATCATTGGTTTCCCTGGAGACATCCTCATGAGGATGCTGAAGATGGTTATTCTGCCTCTCATAATATCCAGTTTAATCACAGGTACAGTATATATCATTTAACTCTGCAAAATGGCAcgtaaaatagattttatttatttttgtcaatgtctaaAATTAAAGTCCCATTGCGTAGcagtcaaaataaatgtcattttaaataagtgctctttaaaaatgacaaattgtcAAATGTTTATTTCCTTGTCGATTGCTAATTACCATTTTGAGGACTATTttcttctgcttcctgtttctggCTATGTCATCACCTCTTGCAGCAGACCACAGAAATATGAATCATAAAGAATAGGCACAAACTGCCAGTTCTGTTGATAAGTATGTCTGCGTAGAAGTGATACCACAAAAAGATTTGTATTCTTGTACAGGAATTACTATTTTTTAtcctttaaatatttgtatatattgagGTAAAAATGAGCAGCCAATGAGATGTCACACATAGAGGTGACTCTCCCACCCTAGGTTCTCACAATTCAGGATATAACTGGATAAATATGGCAGCATCTGAATGGTACTCACATGTGCATGGTGCTTCTTTCAACCAGGTCTGGCGGGATTAGATGCTAAATCTAGCGGACGTCTAGGCACCAGGGCCATGGTCTACTACATGTCTACCACAATCGTCGCAGCCGTACTTGGTGTGATCTTGGTGCTGGCCATTCACCCCGGTAACCCAAAACTGAAGGCCCACCTCGGGGAGGGAAACAAGAATGACGAGGTGTCGAGTTTGGATGCATTCCTCGACCTCATCAGGAACCTCTTCCCAGAGAACCTGGTTCAGGCTTGCTTTCAGCAGGTTAGGTCcagtaaacattttttgttcatgAGCTCCATACATTCATGAAGACATTGTCTATTAAAGTAAATCCTTATCTAGGAAAATGAATAGGCccaattttttatattttagtccTGTTTTTTGTACATCCTCACAGATTCAAACAGTCTCAAAGAAAGTGGAGCAGATTCCAGATTACACGGAAGAAGTGAACAGCACCATGGATGATTTCCTTCTCAGTGGAACAAAAGCTCCGCCTCAGCCTGTGATTGTCATCAAAAAGGCCCTTCAGTTCAAGGGTGGAATGAATGTATTAGGTATGGTTTATTGAGCATATATAATCTACATAAAAACACCTTTTAAAGCTGATGGTGTAATCTATCTAGTGCTATAAACTTGACAGTTCTTTAACTTTTTGGTAATTGCACTAGAATTGATTTATGTTGTTTATACTAACTTCTGTGTTGAGCTTAGCAAAATGGTTTCTGAAATTCTTATTGCAAATGCTGCTAGGTTTATGTTTTGCCAATTTTGATGTATGGTCATccatataatttttttgagaCTAAATCCATATGATATagcataaatgtaaaaattctatttgtgttattttattttatttttttattttaggccTTATCGGCTTCTTCATTGCATTTGGGATATGCATGGGGAAGATGGGGGAGAAGGCAAGGCTGATGCTGGATTTCTTCAACATCTTAAATGAGATCGTCATGACTCTTGTCAGCATGATCATGTGGTCAGTCATTTTTAACAAGTTCTTAACAATATTGTGTATATGCTTACTAGTAAGACAGAAAATggttgtaaaatgaaaaaatggaaattccCAACAGAGTGGAATTAATAAACATCGATCTTATCCGCAGATAGAATCCTATAATTGTAAGCTGTTGTCACAGGAAATTCCCAGGAGCTTATTCAGCACTTTTTTGTATGcgaatcacattttttattcatcaattgaactaaaaaaaaaaaagttatgggTATTACACTGGGTTAGAAGGGCTGTAAACATGGTGCAATTACTATTCCACATgttctttgaaaacaaaaatgggatTATGAAAGGTAATGAACTACCTATCCTgaaatataattgtattttgaataatttatgaCTACAACAATCCCAACCACTAAACTAAGACCGGAAACATCACAGTAAGCTGATGTTCCTGTTCTTACAGGTATTCACCACTGGGTATCGCCTGCCTGATCTGTGGAAAGATCATATCCATCAAAGACCTGGAGGTGGTGGCACGGCAACTGGGATTGTACATGGTGACAGTTGTCGTGGGACTCATAATCCACGGCGGCATCTTTCTGCCTCTTATCTACTTTGTCATCGTCAGGAAAAATCCCTTCACTTTCTTTATGGGCATCTTCCAAGCATGGATCACTGCTTTGGGGACAGCATCCAGGTACAAGGGGTTCTTCTTGTGTGTCCTAATTctcataaatatgaaatatgcaattttttctcttttgtggtGCTGGATCTACTTATTTTTCCATTACACTGTTAATTTATTGTACTATAGTTTAATGTGATTTATTAACAAAGTAATTAGATTAGTAATGTTTATACATGGCAAAATGGCCTAGActtatatttcaatattaagCATTGAACACAAAATTAAGTGTTGCTTTatgtaatgtttctttaaatGGGAAATATTAGGCAAAATGACATTGCTAAAATTAGCATTTGTAGAATTTCTAATAGTATTTATTACTGACGGTGATAATATtgcttacattttaaatgatctgatatatttaatgtatttatttttattgatacatgccagtatttttaaatatgacagcAGTTTAGCAACTTTAGAGCACACTTGCCACatgaaaatctgttttttaaagaaaataaattaagctCATGTATAATATACCTCTTGTGGAGAACGTGCAAAGTTTTGACAACTTCAGCCATGTTTGCCTTCTGTTTGTCTGCTCTGTTCCTAA
This region of Anguilla anguilla isolate fAngAng1 chromosome 5, fAngAng1.pri, whole genome shotgun sequence genomic DNA includes:
- the LOC118228264 gene encoding excitatory amino acid transporter 2-like, whose amino-acid sequence is MRYCVIMQNLEHAAFHDNGNAMPKQVEVRMHESHLEPVDTPAKPMCGGICQTLFQNMLLTLTILGVIVGSTSGMLLRYVSPLPADVIMIIGFPGDILMRMLKMVILPLIISSLITGLAGLDAKSSGRLGTRAMVYYMSTTIVAAVLGVILVLAIHPGNPKLKAHLGEGNKNDEVSSLDAFLDLIRNLFPENLVQACFQQIQTVSKKVEQIPDYTEEVNSTMDDFLLSGTKAPPQPVIVIKKALQFKGGMNVLGLIGFFIAFGICMGKMGEKARLMLDFFNILNEIVMTLVSMIMWYSPLGIACLICGKIISIKDLEVVARQLGLYMVTVVVGLIIHGGIFLPLIYFVIVRKNPFTFFMGIFQAWITALGTASSAGTLPVTFRCLEENLGIDKRVTRFVLPVGATINMDGTALYEAVAAIFIAQMNGIYLDAGQIVTVSLTATLASVGAASIPSAGLVTMLLILTAVGLPTQDISLLVAVDWLLDRFRTSVNVVGDSYGAGIVYHLSKEELDSLDSNQTRLDDIEMDKAHCYYDDLKNHHENNTNQCVYATHNSVLVDDCKVTTNGSTAEYSLVEEEPWKRE